CAACGAATGCACCAAAATCAATTACATTACGTACGGTTCCTTTTAAGATCATTCCATCTGTTAAGTCTTTCATATCTAAAACGTCTGTACGTAAAATAGGCTTTGGCATCTCTTCACGAGGATCTCTTCCTGGCTTCTCTAATTCTTTTACGATATCAAATAATGTGATTTCACCAATTCCTAATTCAGAGGCAAGCTTCTTTTTATCTTTGATCATTGTACTTAATCTAGATAATCCTTCATCTTTTACTTCATTGTTAGAAACCTCAAGTGCCTTTGGTGTCTCTTCTTGCTTTACAATAGAACCACCATCTTGGATTGCTGCTAATAAAGCTTGGCCCATTGCAGTATTGGTATTCTTTAAGCGTATTCCTTTATCATTTCTTTTTCTTTTTGGAGCTTGTTCTTTTGTCTCCTTTTTCACATCATTTGATGCTACTTTTTGTCTTGCTTGTAAAGATTTAATATCTTCTAGCTCAAATCCCAATGACTGCAATAATTTTTCTGCGGCTTCATAAGACTCTGGATGCACGCTTGTTGAATCAAGTGGATTCTCACCATCATTAATACGTAAGAAACCTGCACATTGTTCAAATGCCTTTGGTCCAAGTTTAGATACCTTAAGTAACTGCTTACGGTTCGTAAATTTACCATTTTCCTCACGATAAAGAACTATATTTTTCGCAACCGTCTTTGAAATTCCTGATATATATTCAAGTAAGGATGCAGAAGCAGTATTTAAATCTACACCTACTTTATTTACACAATCTTCTACCACACCACTTAATGCATCGCTTAATTTCTTTTGATTCATATCATGCTGATACTGTCCAACACCAATAGACTTTGGATCAATTTTTACAAGCTCTGCAAGTGGATCTTGTAATCTTCTAGCAATAGATGCAGCACTTCTTTGGCCAACATCAAAATTTGGGAACTCTTCCGTTGCAAGCTTACTAGCAGAATATACAGATGCACCAGCTTCATTTACTATGATATATTGTACTGGCTTATCTATTTCCTTTAACATCTCTACTATGATTTGCTCGGATTCACGAGATGCTGTTCCATTACCAACCGAAATTAATGTGATATTGTACTTATCAATTAAATCTTTTACGATAGCTTTTGTTTCTTCTACTTTCTTTTGAGGAGCTGTAGGATATACCACTACCGTATCCAATACTTTTCCTGTTGCATCTACTACTGCTAATTTACATCCTGTACGGAATGCAGGGTCCCAGCCTAAAACAACTTGTCCTACAATTGGAGGCTGCATTAATAACTGTGTGAGATTTTGACCAAATACTTTAATTGCGCCATCTTCTGCTTTTTCTGTTAAATCATTACGTAACTCTCTTTCAATGGCAGGACCAATTAAACGGTTATAACTATCTGCAATTACCTTTTTTAATACCTCTTCCGTATTTTCATTTTTATTGGTAATTACTTGTGCTTCTAAGTAACTTAGTATTTTATCTACAGGAGCATTTACTTTAACCGTAAGTATTTTTTCTGCCTCACCACGATTTAATGCAAGTACTCTATGCCCAGCAATCTTACTAATCTTTTCTTCAAATTCATAATACATTTCATAAACAGATTCTGTTTTCTCATCTTTTGCACTAGAACTTATACTACCTTCTTCAGAGGTTACTTTTCTAATATGAATACGATAATCTGCCGCATCTGAAATATTTTCTGCAAGAATATCCATTGCCCCAGCTAATGCTGCTTCTGCTGTTGGTACTTCTTTTTTCTCAGAAACGAATGCTAATGCTTCTTCAAGAAGTGGTTTTGTTGTCTCTTGTTTTAAAATGATTTCAGCAAGTGGTTCCAATCCCTTCTCTTTTGCTATTGTAGCTCTCGTTCTTCTCTTTGGACGATATGGACGATATAAATCTTCTACAACAACTAATGTAGTTGCGGCTAAAATTTGTTCTTTTAACTCTTCTGTAAGCTTACCTTGTTCCTCGATACTTGATATTACCTGAGTTTTCTTATCCTCTAAGTTTCTAAGGTAAGTCAAGCGATCATTTAAATCACGTAAAACCTCATCATTTAAGGAACCAGTTGCTTCCTTACGATATCTTGCAATAAAAGGGATTGTATTTCCCTCGTCAATAAGTTTCACTGCTGCTTCTACTTGTTCTAAACGTATACCAAGTTCATCTTTCAATTGATTAAGAATATCCATACTAACCTCCTACTGCCGTTAGACAGCTTAATTCTTTTAGTAAAAAGCACTCTCGGTGCTTTTTGTTGGTTGAAATACAATTTCACAGTTGAAATACAATTTCAACTTAATCTCTTTCTATTTTTTTGTCTCTATCGTCAAAAGTCTTCTAAGATTAATTTCTTAAAAGACTCTTGATTTAGAACTGTGTAATAACTTTTATTTTAATTCTTTTGTTTATTCAATAATTTCGCTTTTGCTAAAGTTCATATTATAAAGAGATGCGTAAACTCCACCCTTTTCTAATAATTCAGTGTGTGTACCTTTTTCTTTGATTCCTTCTTCTGTTAAGACAATTATATTCTGAGCATTTTTAATCGTAGATAAACGATGCGCAATAACAAAAGTGGTTCGATTCTTCGCTAAACGCTCTAAGGATTCTTGAACTACCTTTTCACTTTCATTATCAAGGGCTGATGTTGCTTCGTCAAAGATTAAGATTGGAGGATTCTTAAGGAAAACTCTTGCTATACTTAATCTTTGTTTTTGTCCACCAGATAGTTTTACTCCTCGCTGTCCGATATCTGTATTATACCCATCTGGCAATTCCATAATAAAATCATGAGCATTTGCATTTTTTGCTGCTTGTACAATTTCTTCTTCTGTAGCACCTAATTTACCATAGCCAATATTATCCGTTACAGTACCTGAGAATAAGTAAACATCTTGCTGTACAATACCAATATTTTTACGAAGTGATTTTAAAGTGATATCTCTAATATCGATACCATCGATTGTAATGTTACCACTGGATACTTCATAAAATCTTGGTATCAAACTACACATAGTTGTTTTACCAACACCAGAAGAACCTACAAGTGCCACATACTCTCCTCTTGCTACATCAAGATTAATATCTTTAAATACTTCGGATAAAGATTCATCATATTTAAAGGAAACATCATGGAAAGAAATATCACCCTTTACATCTTTTAATTCAATTGCTCCATCTTTATCAACAATGTCTGGGTTTGTCTCCATGATTTCCATGAATCTTGAGAATCCAGTAATACCATTTTGGAATTGTTCTGTAAAGTTAATTAATTTTTTAACTGGTTCGATAATGCTATTTACATAAAGTAAAAATGTGATTAAATCGCTAAGTACAATAATGTTGTCTGCAATCATTAATCCACCACCAACAATAACAGCCACATTGATTAGGTTTGTAAACAATCCAAGTCCTGAATGGAAGGTTGCCATTTGCCAATATGCATGACTCTTACTGTTAACAAAACGCATATTACCTTCACTAAACTTTTCAATTTCTCTTTCTTCATTTGAGAATGATTTAACAACACGGATACCAGATAAGTTGTCCTCAATTTGAGCATTAATATCAGCAATTCGTTCACGATTTTTACGAAATGCCCTGTTCATTCTTCCCTTCATAAAATAAGCAAAAATAAACATGAGTGGAAGGAATGTAAATAATATAAGAGTTAAAGCCCAGTTAATTTGAATTAATATGATAAATGCACCAATGAATTTGATGATAGAGATAATTAAATCCTCTGGACCATGATGACAAAGTTCTGTAATATCAAATAAGTCATTCGTAATACGTGTCATTATTTGACCAGTCTTTTGATTGTCATAATAATTAAATGATAGTTTTTGGAGATGCTCAAAGATTTCATTTCTCATGTCAAATTCCATCTTTGCGCCCATGATATGCCCTTTATAGGCAATAAAAAAGTTACAAAATAGTTCGATTAATGCTAAGCCTACCATTAAAACAGCTAGTTTAATAATTACTTGCACTGCTGTATTAATCTCGTAATTTGGTAACACCGTATTTGTGATATAACGTACAATCATAGGATATACCAAGGAAATACCTGCTGCAACTAACGCACAAAGCATATCTGCAAAAAACAGTCCCTTATACGGCTTGTAATACGATATAAATTTTTTTGCTCGATTATTCATTTCTTTTCCTTTCGCAATAAAAGAGCGTATCCCTCTCCATAAGTACCAGAGAAACACGCCCAGTTTATTATCTAGATAATTTCTTTGACATTTCGTATAGATATTGATTTAAATCTTTTGTCATTGCAAGAGCCTCATCGATATCATAATCTACGAATTCGCCATGTTTATATGCCACAACACGATTTGATCCTCCATTTGTTAAAATATCAACAGCCTTTGAACCCATAGCTGAGGCATATACTCTATCCTTACATGTTGGACTTCCACCTCGTTGAATATGACCAATAATTGTTGCCCTTGTTTCCATTCCTGTCGCTGCTTGGATACGTTTTGCCATTCCATAAGAATCGCCTACACCCTCAGCATTTACAATAATATAATGTTTCTTTCCGCTTTTTTTCTTTTCTATTATATTTTTTATAATTCTCTCTTCATCGTTGTCGAAACGTTCTGTTGTCAATATATCTTCTGCTCCATTAGCAATACCGCACCATAAAGCTATATACCCTGCTTTTCTACCCATAACCTCAATAATACTACAACGCTCATGAGAGGTTGAAGTATCACGAACCTTATCAATAGCCTCCATTGCAGTATTGACAGCAGTATCAAAGCCTACCGTATAATCTGTGCATGCAATATCAAGATCAATTGTACCTGGAACAGCTACTGTGTTGATTCCTCTTTTAGCTAATGCCTGAGCGCCTTTAAAGGAACCGTCACCTCCAATTACAACTAAACCGTCAATCCCATGCTTTTTACAGATTTCTGCCCCTTTATCTTGTCCTTCCTTAGTAACAAATTCAGGACAACGTGCTGTATATAGTATTGTTCCGCCTCTTTGAACGATATCAGCTACGGATGCACCATCCATATCTATAATATCTTCTTCTAATAAACCAGTGTACCCTCTTTGAATTCCTTTTACCTTTAATCCGTAAGACATTGCTGTACGAACTACCGCACGAATTACTGCATTCATGCCAGGGGCATCGCCTCCGCTTGTAAGTACCCCAATTGTTTTTACTGTCTTTTCCCTGTTTGCCTCTACCATAGTAATTACCTCCAGAAGAATATATTGTTAAATATTTGACATACAATTAATTAGTTACAAAATTCTACGAAAATTTTAATATTGACTATTGTAACCTTTTTACTTCCTTTTTTCAATACTCTTTTCAATAACTCGGACGCTTTCTTTTGAAAACTTCTCACCCAGCCTTGATAGTAGATCGGTATTTACTTTAATATTTTTACTCTTAGGCAATCTTTTTATAGCTTTTTCGCCTTCACAATAGATTACAACCGAATCATTTCCGTCATAATCTTCTAAAATACGATAAAGGTTTTGTTCATTTTGCATAAAGTCATTTTTATCAGCAAATCGTATCCACACTTCTTTTGGTATTTCTGAAAAAGGTATAACTTCTGTGCATATTAATTTAGCAGGTTTATCTTCCTCCATAGCAACTTTTCCCTTAATTAATAACTTTTCATCCACATCAATCATGTATTTATACTTTTCATAATCACGTGGGAAAATAATTATTTCAAGAGTTCCAAATAAGTCCTCGATCGTAATAAATGCCATAACACTATTGGTTTTAGTAGTCTTTAAGGTCTTTGATACAACCATACCACCAACTACTTCGTACTCACCATCCGATACTTTTATCTCGCCCGTTTCCTCATCCATTGCAAAGTCTAAGGTAGAAGCGGTAGTATTTTTCTTAATTAGGTTTTCAAATGCTTCTAACGGATGACCACTGATATAAATACCAAGTACTTCTTTTTCAAATGCCAATAATTCATCTTTGCCGAATTCACCAACATCCGGTAATTGGTATTCGTAGTTGATTTGTTCTTCTTCTGGTGCAAAGTCAAATAAGGTCATTTGCCCAGTCAGTGCTTTTTTCTTTTCCTGATTAACACTGTCTAATACACTTACATATACTTGCATTAATTGCTTACGTGTACCTGGAATACTATCAAACGCTCCCGATTTTATAAAGCTTTCTACCGTACGCTTATTTACTTCTTTTCCAGACAAGCGTGTTGCAAAATCACTTAAACTTTTATAATTTCCATTTTCATTGCGCTCTTTTACAAGGGCTTCAATGACTGGTCTTCCAAGTCCTTTTATCGCAGATAATCCATAGCGAATATTATTCCCTGATACGGTAAATACAGCATCTCCTTCATTGATATCCGGTGGTAAAATTTCAATTCCCATCTGTCTACATGTATAAATATACTCCGCTACCTTTGTTGGGTTATCAATTACCGATGTCATAAGTGCTGCCATAAATTCTACTGGATAATAGCACTTTAAGTATGCTGTTTGATAGGATACAACAGCATATGCTGCTGCATGTGATTTGTTAAACGCATACTTTGCAAAGTCTGTCATTTCATCAAAGATATGATTCGCTACAGTTTCTGAAATACCTTTTGCAATACAACCTGGAACGCCTTCTTCCTTGTTACCATAAACAAAGTTTTTACGTTCCTGTTCCATAACGGAGGCCTTTTTCTTAGACATTGCACGGCGAACCAAATCACTTCTACCATAACTATAACCTGCAAGATCTCGTACGATTTGCATAACCTGTTCTTGGTATACAATACATCCATAGGTTGGTTGTAAGATCGGTCTTAATTCTTCACACTCATATATAATACCGCCAGACTCATTCTTTCCTTTGATGTACTTAGGAATGAAATCCATAGGTCCTGGACGATAGAGTGAGATACCTGCGATAACATCTTCTAGACTCTGTGCTTTTAATTCCTTCATGAAACTCTTCATTCCAGCACTCTCTAACTGAAAGATTCCTTCTGTCTTACCAGAAGCAATTAATTCATAGACTTTTTTATCATCGTAGTCAATCTTATCAATGTCTAGCAATTCTATCTCATCTTCATTGGTTATACCCTTTAAGGCAGCTTTTCTTCGAATATCTTGATTAATTAGTTCCACTGCATTTTGGATTACCGTTAAAGTTCTAAGACCTAAAAAGTCCATCTTTAAAAGACCAAGTTCTTCTAAGGTCGTCATTGTAAACTGAGTTGTTATGGTATCATCGGATGCTCTTGATAATGGTACATATTCATCTGCTGGGGCATTACTGATAACTACACCTGCCGCATGCATTGATGTATGTCTTGGAAGTCCTTCTAGACGTCTTGACATATCAATTAATCGCATCACGTCATTATCTCTATCATATAGTTTTTGTAAATCAGGATTTGAAATCAAGGCTTTTTCAATTGTAATTCCAAGTTCCGTTGGAATCATTTTCGCTACGGTATCCACTTGTGCATAAGGCATATCTAGAGCTCGCCCTACATCACGAATAACTGCCCTTGCTGCCATGGTTCCAAATGTAACAATCTGAACCACACGGTCCTTACCATATTTCTTTACTACATAATCAATAACTTCTTGTCTTCGTTCAAAACAAAAGTCAATATCGATATCCGGCATTGTTAATCTCTCTGGATTTAAGAAACGCTCAAATAAAAGATTATATTTAATTGGATCGATATTGGTAATCTCTAAGCAATAGGATACGATACTACCTGCCGCACTACCTCTTCCTGGTCCAACCATAATAGAATTATCTTTTGCATATTTGATAAAATCCCATACGATTAAGAAGTAATCAACAAATCCCATACTATGAATTGTTTCAAGTTCGTATTTTAAACGCTCTTTTAATTCCACCGAAGGATTGTCATATCGTCTGTTAAGACCTTCTTCGCATAATTTGCATAAATACTCCCATGCGGTAAAACCTTCTGGCACATCATACGTTGGTAACTTATAATTTCCAAATTCTATATCCACATGACAACGCTGAGATATCTTATATGAATTTTCAAGAGCTTCTTGCGCATATGGGAAAAGCGCATACATCTCTTCTTTCGATTTCATATAGAATTGGCCACCTTCATAGCGCATGCGATCTTCATCTGTCACTTTTTTCTGTGTTTGTATACATAGCAAAATATCATGAGACTCAACGTCACTCTCGTATGTATAATGAACATCATTAGTGACAACTAGAGGTATTCCTGTCTCTTCACTTAAGCGAAGCATTCCTTGATTCACAGATTGTTGCTCTGGATAACCATGGTCTTGTAATTCCAAGAAGAAATTATTCTCTCCAAAAATATCCCGAAAGCGAAATGCTGCAACTTTTGCTTCTTCATAAAATCCTTTTCTTAAATTAACTGAAACCTCTCCTGCTAGACATGCTGATAAAGCGATAATCCCTTTTGAATACTGTCTTAATACTTCGTAATCGACTCTAGGTTTATAATAGAATCCTTCTGTAAACCCTCTTGAGACAATTTTCATTAAGTTGTTGTATCCTTCATTATTTTCTGCCAAGAGTATCAAATGGTAATAGCGATCATCCGATACACTACCTTCTTTTGAAAATCTTGAATTCGGTGCAACATAAACTTCACACCCAATGACCGGATTGATGCCTTCTGCATGGCAAGCCCGATAAAAGTCAATGACACCATACATTACTCCGTGGTCTGTAATTGCAAGACTATCCATTCCAAGTTCTTTTGCCCTTGCAACCATTTCTTTAATTTTACCGGAACCGTCTAATAAACTGAACTCTGTATGAACATGCAAATGTGTAAAATTCATAACCATCCATGCCTTTCTATAAAACATTGTATTCGCATTTAAATAATTTATCCTATATTTTTATTTTTCTTATATGCTAATACAATGAAATTCGTAAATTTATAACAGTATTCGTTGTATTCAATCATGAAAGTATACATTCATGATCTTGTTACCTTAGTCCACTTTCATTATAACATAATTCTTGTTTCATTCCTAATGTTTTTCGAAATTTCCAAACTTATGTTTGTTTTAAGGAGATATTATATCAATAATTAGATTACAAAAATCTTATTTCATGCACTATTATAGCGATTTGTATAAAAAGAAAAACTTAATGGTTAATAGCCCCTCTACTAGCTTGCTATAACCATTAAGTTTTATATATTGCAAATATCTTTCATCAAATGTAATCTAAACTTTATTCCCCACATAAATACTTTTCAATGTTCAACATTGCTACTTCTTCATCTACACCATCAACGATTACGTTAATTTCTTCTCCTGCTGGAAGTCCAAGGCTCATCATACCCATAATACTTTTGGCATTGATTTTCTTTTCCTCACATTCCACATAAACATTACTTTCATACTGACTTGCAACTTGTACCAATAGGGCAACTGGTCTTGCCTCTAATCCAGTAGGTATTTTGATAACAATCTTCTTTGATAACATAGCTTGTCTCCTCCTTTACATCCTCAAACCATCTGCAATACAACTTAGTTTCTTTAATCTATGATTTACCCCTGATTTTCCAATTGGCGGACATAACATATCCCCCAGTTCCTTTAGCGATGCCTCTGGATAAGAAATTCTAAGTTTTGCCACATCCTCTAGTCCTTCTGATAAACCTTCAAAACCTATGGTTTCCTTTATAAAATTTATATCATCAATTTGCTTGGTTGCTGCCATTACTGTCTTATTAATATTTGCCGCCTCGCAGTTCACCTGCCGATTGATGGAGTTGCGCATTTCTTTTAAGATTCTTACATTCTCAAAATTCATTAACGCATTGTGTGCCTCCATAATATTAAGTAAATCTACTATTTGTGAACCCTCTTTTATATATACAACGTGATATTTCTTTCGAACTACTACTTTTGCATCTATAAAAAAGGAATTGATAATGTCAATTAACTGATTTGCTCTTTTACTATCTGGTAAAACGATTTCTAAGTGGTACGCCTTTTCCGGGTCACTCATAGATCCTGCTGCCAAGAATGCTCCTCGTATAAATGCCCTCTTGCAACAAGTATTTTGAACAACCAAATGATCCGTGTAAAGTCCAAGTTCCTTGTTCTCTAATCTATAACAGGAAAGTTTTGTGGTCAACAATAATCGTTCTACTTCTCGGCCTTCCATACGCAAAATATATAAGTTGCTATGTTTCGCCGACATGTTTTTTCGAATTTGAATATCCGTATTAATATTAAATGTTTTTTTCACTAATGTAAAGTATTTTCTTGCAACCATTATATTTTCTGTTTGCAATACAAGAGTTTTTATTCCAAAATCATCAATGATTAATTTCCCACATACACTTAACATCGCTGCTATTTCAGCAATACAGCAATGTCTTGCATTCGAAGATTGTCTTGATAACTCTTCTTTAATAATCTTTGAAAATGTCAACTTACTCTACCCTCTCTGTATGTCCCTATGGTCAACCTTAACTCCATATTCTGTCTTAGCTAAACGCTTCATAAGTTCATTTGCTAATGTCACAGAACGGTGTTTACCTCCAGTACAACCAATGCTAACAACCAGTTGATTTTTCCCCTCTGAAATATAATTTGGTACCAAAAAAAGTAGCATATCTTCTAGTTTATCTAAAAATGTCTTAGCTTCAGGCAATTCCATGACAAAATCTCTAACCGGAGCATCATTTCCTGTCTTTTGTCTTAACTCTGGTATATAGTATGGGTTATGTAAAAACCGTACATCAAATACCAAATCTGAATCTGCTGGTATACCATATTTAAAGCCGAAGGTCAAAATGGTTATATAAAAATTGTGAAATGTTCCATTTTGAACAAATATATTATCAATCTGAAGTTTTAATTCTCGAATTAACAAGTGACTTGTATCAATAATATAGTCTGCCCTTGTCTTTAGTACCTGTAATTTTTCTCTTTCAAGTTCAATTCCTTGATCAATACGGTTTAATCCTGATAAAGGGTGAACCCTTCTTGTTTCTTTATAACGTTTTACTAATACATCTGTGCTTGCTTCTAAAAAAAGGATTTCAGATTTATAACCCAATTTATCAAGTTCTTCTAAACTGTTTGCTAAATCGCCAAAGGCTTGTCCGCTCCTAATGTCGATACCTAGCGCTACCTTATTGATATTTACACTTTCCTTTATTGTAAGTCTAGCGAAGGTTAAAATTAACGGTATTGGAAGATTGTCTACACAAAAGTATCCTGCATCCTCTAACATTTTTAATACCGAACTTTTCCCCGCTCCAGACATACCCGTTACAATAACAAAGCGCATTACAAACTCCTATCTGATGAATGTCTATCGACATGCTATCATTAATTTAATTGATAATTCGTACTTCAGGCTCTAACGTAACACCAAATTTCTCTTTTACAATTCGTATTACATCCTGTATCAATTGCTTAACATCATCTGCAGTAGCATTTCCAACATTAATGACAAATCCACAATGTTTTTCAGATACCATAGCATCTCCAACACGGTATCCACGAAGTCCAGCATCCATAATTAATTTTCCTGCAAAATACCCTTCTGGACGTTTAAATGTACTTCCTGCACTTGGATACTCAAGAGGTTGCTTGTCTTTTCTACGCTGATTTAAGTCATTGATTTTATCTATAATTTCTTCTTTGTTGCCATATTCAAATGCGAATGTGACATCCATAACAATATAGTGCTCTTCTTGGATTATGCTATGGCGATATGATAATTGTAACTCTTCTTTTGAAAGAGTTTTTATTTCACCATCTTTGGTTAACACCGTTGCACAAACGATGCAATCCTTCATTTCGCCACCATAAGCTCCAGCATTCATAAAAATTGCTCCACCAAGGCTTCCTGGTATTCCTGCTGCAAATTCAAAACCAGTCAGACTTTTTTCTGCAATTATCATTGCAAATTTTGAAAGAAGGATTCCTGCAGAACCAGTTACATAAACCATATTATCTTTTTCTACAAATTGAACGTCATCCTTACTTTCTTGTATCTTAATTACAACGCCACGATACCCAGCATCTGAAAATAATAAATCACTACCATTTCCAAGAATAAAGTATGGAACTTTATACTGATTTGCTAATAGAATAACATTCTTAATTATTTGAACATCGGAGGTACTCACAAAATAATCTGCTGGTCCACCAATTCGAAAAGTCGTATGATTTCGTAATGGCTCATCAATTGTTATTTCTATTCCTTTAATTTTCTTCAATTCATCATAGAATTGATTTAGATAATTCTTATCTTCCATGTTGAAATCCCTCTAACTCATTTCTTTATATATAGCTAATGTCTATGAAACTTAACTAAAATTCATTCTTAAAATTTTAACATCTATCTCTTAAATTCTCTTATACGAGTATATCCAATTTAATCAATTTCACAAATTACGAAACTCTACTTAATATTAACTTAGCACAACCATAAATTCCTGCATCGTTACCTAGTTCCGCAAGTCTAAATTCTTTATTCGCTAAAGCAAATATTATATTCTTGTTATAATGTTTCTTAATAGCATCGATTAATATTTCACCTGCTTTGGAAACGCCGCCCCCAATAACAAACACTTGAGGATCTACTGTTGCTGCAACATGTGATAATGCAAGACCTAGATATTTACCAAGATCATCTACCAAGGATAATGCAACTTCATCGGAAGCTTTTGCATGTTCAA
The Clostridium sp. Marseille-P299 genome window above contains:
- a CDS encoding ABC transporter ATP-binding protein; this encodes MNNRAKKFISYYKPYKGLFFADMLCALVAAGISLVYPMIVRYITNTVLPNYEINTAVQVIIKLAVLMVGLALIELFCNFFIAYKGHIMGAKMEFDMRNEIFEHLQKLSFNYYDNQKTGQIMTRITNDLFDITELCHHGPEDLIISIIKFIGAFIILIQINWALTLILFTFLPLMFIFAYFMKGRMNRAFRKNRERIADINAQIEDNLSGIRVVKSFSNEEREIEKFSEGNMRFVNSKSHAYWQMATFHSGLGLFTNLINVAVIVGGGLMIADNIIVLSDLITFLLYVNSIIEPVKKLINFTEQFQNGITGFSRFMEIMETNPDIVDKDGAIELKDVKGDISFHDVSFKYDESLSEVFKDINLDVARGEYVALVGSSGVGKTTMCSLIPRFYEVSSGNITIDGIDIRDITLKSLRKNIGIVQQDVYLFSGTVTDNIGYGKLGATEEEIVQAAKNANAHDFIMELPDGYNTDIGQRGVKLSGGQKQRLSIARVFLKNPPILIFDEATSALDNESEKVVQESLERLAKNRTTFVIAHRLSTIKNAQNIIVLTEEGIKEKGTHTELLEKGGVYASLYNMNFSKSEIIE
- the pfkA gene encoding 6-phosphofructokinase, whose amino-acid sequence is MVEANREKTVKTIGVLTSGGDAPGMNAVIRAVVRTAMSYGLKVKGIQRGYTGLLEEDIIDMDGASVADIVQRGGTILYTARCPEFVTKEGQDKGAEICKKHGIDGLVVIGGDGSFKGAQALAKRGINTVAVPGTIDLDIACTDYTVGFDTAVNTAMEAIDKVRDTSTSHERCSIIEVMGRKAGYIALWCGIANGAEDILTTERFDNDEERIIKNIIEKKKSGKKHYIIVNAEGVGDSYGMAKRIQAATGMETRATIIGHIQRGGSPTCKDRVYASAMGSKAVDILTNGGSNRVVAYKHGEFVDYDIDEALAMTKDLNQYLYEMSKKLSR
- a CDS encoding DNA polymerase III subunit alpha encodes the protein MNFTHLHVHTEFSLLDGSGKIKEMVARAKELGMDSLAITDHGVMYGVIDFYRACHAEGINPVIGCEVYVAPNSRFSKEGSVSDDRYYHLILLAENNEGYNNLMKIVSRGFTEGFYYKPRVDYEVLRQYSKGIIALSACLAGEVSVNLRKGFYEEAKVAAFRFRDIFGENNFFLELQDHGYPEQQSVNQGMLRLSEETGIPLVVTNDVHYTYESDVESHDILLCIQTQKKVTDEDRMRYEGGQFYMKSKEEMYALFPYAQEALENSYKISQRCHVDIEFGNYKLPTYDVPEGFTAWEYLCKLCEEGLNRRYDNPSVELKERLKYELETIHSMGFVDYFLIVWDFIKYAKDNSIMVGPGRGSAAGSIVSYCLEITNIDPIKYNLLFERFLNPERLTMPDIDIDFCFERRQEVIDYVVKKYGKDRVVQIVTFGTMAARAVIRDVGRALDMPYAQVDTVAKMIPTELGITIEKALISNPDLQKLYDRDNDVMRLIDMSRRLEGLPRHTSMHAAGVVISNAPADEYVPLSRASDDTITTQFTMTTLEELGLLKMDFLGLRTLTVIQNAVELINQDIRRKAALKGITNEDEIELLDIDKIDYDDKKVYELIASGKTEGIFQLESAGMKSFMKELKAQSLEDVIAGISLYRPGPMDFIPKYIKGKNESGGIIYECEELRPILQPTYGCIVYQEQVMQIVRDLAGYSYGRSDLVRRAMSKKKASVMEQERKNFVYGNKEEGVPGCIAKGISETVANHIFDEMTDFAKYAFNKSHAAAYAVVSYQTAYLKCYYPVEFMAALMTSVIDNPTKVAEYIYTCRQMGIEILPPDINEGDAVFTVSGNNIRYGLSAIKGLGRPVIEALVKERNENGNYKSLSDFATRLSGKEVNKRTVESFIKSGAFDSIPGTRKQLMQVYVSVLDSVNQEKKKALTGQMTLFDFAPEEEQINYEYQLPDVGEFGKDELLAFEKEVLGIYISGHPLEAFENLIKKNTTASTLDFAMDEETGEIKVSDGEYEVVGGMVVSKTLKTTKTNSVMAFITIEDLFGTLEIIIFPRDYEKYKYMIDVDEKLLIKGKVAMEEDKPAKLICTEVIPFSEIPKEVWIRFADKNDFMQNEQNLYRILEDYDGNDSVVIYCEGEKAIKRLPKSKNIKVNTDLLSRLGEKFSKESVRVIEKSIEKRK
- a CDS encoding Tex family protein, which translates into the protein MDILNQLKDELGIRLEQVEAAVKLIDEGNTIPFIARYRKEATGSLNDEVLRDLNDRLTYLRNLEDKKTQVISSIEEQGKLTEELKEQILAATTLVVVEDLYRPYRPKRRTRATIAKEKGLEPLAEIILKQETTKPLLEEALAFVSEKKEVPTAEAALAGAMDILAENISDAADYRIHIRKVTSEEGSISSSAKDEKTESVYEMYYEFEEKISKIAGHRVLALNRGEAEKILTVKVNAPVDKILSYLEAQVITNKNENTEEVLKKVIADSYNRLIGPAIERELRNDLTEKAEDGAIKVFGQNLTQLLMQPPIVGQVVLGWDPAFRTGCKLAVVDATGKVLDTVVVYPTAPQKKVEETKAIVKDLIDKYNITLISVGNGTASRESEQIIVEMLKEIDKPVQYIIVNEAGASVYSASKLATEEFPNFDVGQRSAASIARRLQDPLAELVKIDPKSIGVGQYQHDMNQKKLSDALSGVVEDCVNKVGVDLNTASASLLEYISGISKTVAKNIVLYREENGKFTNRKQLLKVSKLGPKAFEQCAGFLRINDGENPLDSTSVHPESYEAAEKLLQSLGFELEDIKSLQARQKVASNDVKKETKEQAPKRKRNDKGIRLKNTNTAMGQALLAAIQDGGSIVKQEETPKALEVSNNEVKDEGLSRLSTMIKDKKKLASELGIGEITLFDIVKELEKPGRDPREEMPKPILRTDVLDMKDLTDGMILKGTVRNVIDFGAFVDIGVHQDGLVHISQMSKQKYVKHPLDVVSVGDIVEVKVLSVDLAKKRIQLSMIL
- a CDS encoding HPr family phosphocarrier protein codes for the protein MLSKKIVIKIPTGLEARPVALLVQVASQYESNVYVECEEKKINAKSIMGMMSLGLPAGEEINVIVDGVDEEVAMLNIEKYLCGE